The following are encoded together in the Flavihumibacter fluvii genome:
- a CDS encoding SCO family protein, which yields MNRKALLGLCVALLLPVISYWIVKVYSEGAVDMPRRYYADTVLTSVVDGKEESDTIWHKVANFKLTNQLGNTVSLDDLQGKVIVADFFFTHCPSICPTLTQNMKRIQDALKLKDEMSLEDTTFVQFLSFSVDPERDSAVQLKKYADRYGVNHDVWWMLTGDKKTIYDFALNEVKLGLVDGEGVDTNFIHTEKMVLIDKDRVVRGYYNGLDSMAMAKLGGDIVKIMLEKDKKKKRNLFRK from the coding sequence GTGAACAGAAAAGCACTTCTTGGACTATGTGTAGCTCTTTTGCTACCGGTGATATCTTATTGGATCGTAAAGGTCTACAGCGAAGGTGCAGTGGATATGCCCAGGAGGTATTATGCAGATACTGTTTTAACCAGCGTTGTTGATGGAAAGGAAGAGTCTGATACAATTTGGCACAAAGTGGCCAATTTTAAATTGACCAATCAGCTGGGAAATACAGTATCTCTTGATGATTTACAGGGTAAGGTTATTGTCGCCGATTTCTTTTTTACGCATTGTCCATCGATTTGCCCAACACTCACCCAAAATATGAAACGCATTCAGGATGCGTTGAAGTTGAAAGATGAGATGAGCCTGGAAGATACCACCTTTGTTCAGTTTTTGTCTTTTTCAGTTGACCCTGAAAGAGATTCTGCCGTACAACTAAAAAAATATGCGGACCGCTATGGGGTTAATCACGATGTATGGTGGATGTTAACCGGGGATAAAAAAACCATTTATGATTTTGCCCTAAATGAAGTGAAGCTTGGATTGGTTGATGGTGAAGGGGTTGATACGAACTTTATTCATACAGAAAAAATGGTGTTGATCGATAAAGACCGTGTGGTAAGAGGCTATTATAATGGTCTCGACAGTATGGCCATGGCAAAGCTTGGTGGTGATATAGTTAAGATCATGCTGGAAAAGGACAAAAAGAAAAAACGCAATCTGTTCAGAAAATAA
- a CDS encoding cytochrome C oxidase subunit IV family protein, whose translation MENIQEVTHHHHFDREAGKKEVIRVTIILTVITLIELALGFWMMGIEGLLMRNLIKGFICIFMLAKAFYIVGYFMHLKHELRNMIMTIVVPLLLFVWFIIAFLADGNSYKNLKNTYDPHHLEQSKTKVEAPAHEGGEHPDAKKESGKE comes from the coding sequence ATGGAGAATATTCAAGAAGTAACCCACCACCACCACTTTGACCGCGAAGCTGGCAAGAAAGAAGTTATCAGGGTAACCATTATACTTACTGTCATTACATTGATAGAATTGGCATTGGGTTTTTGGATGATGGGCATAGAAGGCCTTCTCATGCGCAACCTGATTAAAGGATTCATTTGTATTTTCATGCTTGCCAAAGCATTTTACATTGTTGGCTATTTCATGCACCTTAAGCATGAGTTGCGCAATATGATCATGACCATTGTGGTTCCCTTATTACTTTTCGTTTGGTTTATTATCGCATTCCTCGCTGATGGTAATTCCTACAAGAACCTGAAAAATACATATGACCCCCACCACCTTGAACAAAGCAAAACCAAAGTGGAAGCACCAGCTCACGAAGGTGGAGAACATCCTGACGCTAAAAAAGAAAGTGGTAAGGAATAA